The genomic segment ACCCATGCGAGCAAGGGGCATGTGCGCTGTCTGCTGGCGTACTCCCGGTACGTGCCCACCTCCACGGCATGGATACCGCCCTCACCTCACGTACCGATGGAACTCCCTGGCGGCTCGCCGCCCTGGCCGGCGCGGCCACGCTCACCGCCGCCAACACCGCGGCGCTCATCACCACCCTGAGGCTCGCACCCACCCTCCGCCTCTTGCGCCGGGGCCCCCGCCCCCGCGTCTTCCCGGCGCTCGTCACGGGCGCCACCGCCCTGGGGGCCCTCGCCGTGGGCGCCCTCAGCGTCGGTGCGCTCGCCATCGGCGCCCTGGCCGTGGGCCGCCTCCGGGGCGGGGACTGGAAGCTGGACAGCCTGCGCATCCGCTCCCTCCAGGTGGAGCAGTGGACCGCTGTCCCCGCGGGGGCTTGACGCATTTTTGATATTGACTCGCAAAATTGAAATACAATCCCTCGGCTGGTAGACCGAGGGGCATGAATCGCGTTGCCTCGCTCGTGCTGTGTCTGCTGTTCGCGTTGCCTCTGGCGGCCCGTGCCGAGGGCGACGCGGAAGAGCGAACCTGGCACCGGCTGGTGGGCATCCTCCAGTACCTGGAAGCGGACTACCCGCTCGCCATCGAGTCCCAGTCCGCGTTCGAGCTGGCGGAGCAGAAGAGCTTCGCGGCGGAGGCGGTGGACGCGGCGCGAGGGCTGGGTCCGGCGGCGGAGGCGTTCCTCCCGCGCGTGCTGGCCATCCAGGCCCGCGTGGACCAGGCGCAGGACGCGCAGGGCGTCAGCCAGGACTGTGGCGCACTGGTGGAAGACCTCGTCCTGGCGGGAGGCCTCGCCCGCAGCCCGCGCCGGGCCCCGGACCTGAAGCAGGGCGAGGCGCTCTACCGCACCAACTGCGCGGCCTGCCACGCCGCGGACGGCAGCGCGAACCTGCCCATCGCCGCCACCATGGAGCCGGCTCCCGCCAACTTCCAGGACCCGGAGCTGATGGGCGGCCTCACCCCCTACAAGGCCTTCAACACCACCAGCTTCGGCGTGCCGGGCACCGCGATGCCGGCCTACCCCACCCTCTCCGAGGAGGAGCGCTGGTCCCTGGCCTTCTTCGTCTTCACCATGCGCCTGCCGGCGTGCGAGGGCACCCCGCCGCAGGCCTCCCTGGAGCGGCTGGCCAACTCCACCGACGAGGACCTGGTGAAGGCCTTCGGCCCGGAGCACCTGGCGTGCCTGCGCCGGAAGCTGCCCACCGTGGACGAGGAGCGCTCGCTGCTGGCGGCGCGCGAGGGCGTGCAGGAGGCCATGCGCCAGGGCGCCGCCGGCAACCCCGCGGCCGCCAAGGCGGCGATGCTGGACGCGTACCTCAACGGCCTGGAGCCGGTGGAGCCCAAGCTCAGCTCGCGCGACGCGGCGCTGGTGGCGAAACTGGAGCGCGCCTTCCTCCAGACGCGGCTGGCGGCGGAGAGCGGCAGCCCCCACCTGCAGGACGAGGGGCGCGAGCTGCTGTCGCTGCTGGACCAGGCGCGCCGCGGCTCGGGCAGCGCCACGGACCTGGTGTCCACGATGTGGCTCACGCTGCTCATCCTGCTGCGCGAGGGCTTCGAGGCCACCATCATCGTCGGCGCGCTGCTGGCGGCCCTGCGGAAGATGCAGGCCACCCAGCACGTGCGCGTGGTGCACGCCGGCTGGGTGTCCGCGCTCGTGGTGGGCGCCATCGCCTATGTGCTGGGCCGGCACCTGCTGGCCGGCGCGCAGCGCGAGTGGATGGAGGGCGTGGCCGCGCTGCTGGCCGTCGTCATGCTGGTGTACGCCGCGCTGTGGCTCAACGCGCGCTCCAACATGAGCCACTTCATGGGCGAGCTGCGCCAGAAGATGCAGGGCGCGCTGGGGCGCGGCAGCATGACGGGCCTGTTCTTCATCGCCTTCACCGCCGTGCTGCGCGAGAGCTTCGAGACGGCCATCTTCCTCCAGGGGCTCGCGCTGGACTCCCCGGCGGGCGTGGCGTGGGGCTCGCTGCTCGGCGTGGTGGCGATTCTGGCGCTGGTCCTCTTCGTCAACCGCATGGGCTACCGGCTGCCGATGAAGACGCTCTTCAACGTGTCCACCGTCATCCTCGTCGCCACCGCCGTCATGCTGCTGGGCAAGGGCCTGCACTCGCTGCAGGAGGTGGGCGCGCTGCCGCTGGTGCCCGTGCCCTTCGTCACCGTGGACCTGCTGGGTCTCTACCCGGACGCGGTGTCGCTCGTTCCACAAGTCGTGCTGGCCGGGGTGCCGCTGGCCCTGGTGCTGCTGCGCCGCAAGGGCCGGGCGCAGCGCGTGTCCGAGGCCTCCGCCGGCTGAGGCGACGGCGGCCCCGCCATGCGGTAGCGTGGCCCGGGTGAAGCCTTCGCGTGTGCTCTCCACCTGGCTGGCCGTCCTGCTCCTGACCGGCAGCGGCATGGCCTCCGGCCAGGAGGTCCCCCAGGAGGAGCCGGCCCAGGCGCCCACCCCGGAGCTGACGCCCCCGCCGCTCATCCCCGTGCCCGCGCCGGGGACGTCCGACACCCCCTCCCGCACGCCGCCTCCCGACGAGGAGGCCCCCCGCACTCCCCCGCCCGCCCCCGAGGGGGCCCGGCCGAGCGTCGCCGCCGCGCGCCCGGAGGACCCGGTGCCCCGGGTGGCCGTGGAGCTGGTGGGCGGCACCGCGGGGGGCGTCGTGGTGGGGACCCTGGGCCTGGTGGCGGGCTACCTGCTGTCGGCACCGACGGTGGGCTGTGACGAGTGCCGCGTCGTCTCGCTGGTGGGCGGCTTCACCGGAGTGCTGGTTGGCATCCCCACCGGGACGTGGCTGGGGGGGCGGCTGATGGGCGGCAGGGGCCAGTTCCTCGCCACCGCGGGCGGCAGCCTGGTGGGCTGGGGCGGCGCGCTGCTGGGCTCGCTCCTCATGGGGGCCAGCGCCGAGGACGACGCGCTCGCGCTGGCCCTGCTGGTGCTGCCCGTGGCGGGCGCCGCGACGGGCTATGAGCTGTCCCAGCCCGAGGCCCCCGCGCCCCGGGCCTCGCAGAGCCTGCGGGTGATTCCGCTCGCGGCGATGACCGAGCGCGGCCCGCGCCTGGGGTTGATGGGCCGCTTCTGACTCAGACGCGGAAGTACTGGAAGGACTCCTCGCGCACGCGCCCCTCTTCCATCAGCTTCTCCAGCGTGGCCAGCGCGCTGCGCTCCGCCACCGGGTGCAGCAGGGGCGGCGTGTCCGCGTAGGCCGCCGCCACCACCTGCGCCAGCGTGGCGCCCTCGGCCGGCACCGCCTGGAGGATGAGCGACTCGCGCTGGGCGCGGTGCTTCAGGTACTCGTCCAGCTTCGCGGGCCCGTCCGGAATCGGCGGCCCGTGCGCCGGGTACAGCGTGCCGACGGGCCAGTCCCGCAGCCGCGTGAGCTGCGCCAGGTAGTCGCGCATGTTCCCCTCGGGCGGGTCGATGACGATGGTGCCGAGGCCCGCCACCATGTCGCCCACCACCGCCGCGCGGCTGCGCGCATCCACCAGGCAGATGTGGCCCTGGGCGTGGCCGGGCGTGTGCAGCACGCGCCAGCGCTGCGGCACGTCGCCCGCCAGCTCCAGCACCTCGCCGTCCTCCAGCAGCCGCTCCACCGGGAAGTCCAGCCGGTCCGCCGTGCGCGCGTGGCACCACAGCGGCACGCCCAGCCGCTCCTTCACCGCGCGCGCACCGCCGACGTGGTCCC from the Pyxidicoccus xibeiensis genome contains:
- a CDS encoding FTR1 family protein encodes the protein MNRVASLVLCLLFALPLAARAEGDAEERTWHRLVGILQYLEADYPLAIESQSAFELAEQKSFAAEAVDAARGLGPAAEAFLPRVLAIQARVDQAQDAQGVSQDCGALVEDLVLAGGLARSPRRAPDLKQGEALYRTNCAACHAADGSANLPIAATMEPAPANFQDPELMGGLTPYKAFNTTSFGVPGTAMPAYPTLSEEERWSLAFFVFTMRLPACEGTPPQASLERLANSTDEDLVKAFGPEHLACLRRKLPTVDEERSLLAAREGVQEAMRQGAAGNPAAAKAAMLDAYLNGLEPVEPKLSSRDAALVAKLERAFLQTRLAAESGSPHLQDEGRELLSLLDQARRGSGSATDLVSTMWLTLLILLREGFEATIIVGALLAALRKMQATQHVRVVHAGWVSALVVGAIAYVLGRHLLAGAQREWMEGVAALLAVVMLVYAALWLNARSNMSHFMGELRQKMQGALGRGSMTGLFFIAFTAVLRESFETAIFLQGLALDSPAGVAWGSLLGVVAILALVLFVNRMGYRLPMKTLFNVSTVILVATAVMLLGKGLHSLQEVGALPLVPVPFVTVDLLGLYPDAVSLVPQVVLAGVPLALVLLRRKGRAQRVSEASAG
- a CDS encoding GlsB/YeaQ/YmgE family stress response membrane protein codes for the protein MKPSRVLSTWLAVLLLTGSGMASGQEVPQEEPAQAPTPELTPPPLIPVPAPGTSDTPSRTPPPDEEAPRTPPPAPEGARPSVAAARPEDPVPRVAVELVGGTAGGVVVGTLGLVAGYLLSAPTVGCDECRVVSLVGGFTGVLVGIPTGTWLGGRLMGGRGQFLATAGGSLVGWGGALLGSLLMGASAEDDALALALLVLPVAGAATGYELSQPEAPAPRASQSLRVIPLAAMTERGPRLGLMGRF